The genomic stretch tttaccaattgtgcattaaaaatCGTGTCTTTCAAATGTTTTCTACTATTTTTTAGGGACGAAGAAGTAATAAATATCTTCAAATATTTCTAAATTGCATGAAAATAGTGTCAGAAATAACTAATAGAGGGCGAACCAATAAGGAGGTAGTTTGGACCGAAAACTCCTTATAAAAGATATTACTCCCTGTATAAACAGATAAAATGGAAcagagtaaaaaaaaaacaagaaagcaTGACATACAAATCATAGGAGGGGGCAATAGCTACTTAATCCTAACTTAATTCAGAATAGCTTGAACCTATGTTACTAGACTTcatcctaaattaattttatgcaaCTAATGATCTTGTTTATTTAACACTCTCTATCCGCTTAATACAATCAAGGGACTTATTCACCTCGGATATTTAACATGTCTCTCTTAGACACTGTACAAGTGTCGTGTCTGTATTCGAATGCGGATCTTCTGAGCTATTCCCAGGCTCATATACTAATATTTGTGCGGACAAATCTTATAGGAATTATTAGGATTTGATCGACAGAAGCCTAAGGGaatgagaagagagagagagaaaaaaaattaattttcgagTTAAAACATATATCTAAGAttctcataattaaatgttttgtattttgtaaatatgaGTACTTTTCATCACTCACTGTGTTTAGATTTGATCACTTGTTAATTTTACTGTTAGCAATCCGATTAGCACGTAGGACTAGCCATAAACTTGAACGGGGTTGAATGAAAATTTATAACTCAATAAAATTTCAATTCAATTAGCGCGTACCCAATTAACCCACATCCAAAGTAGGATTGACCTAAAATCCATTAGATTGGTTAGATTGACCTCCTGATTATGAGTATCTACTACTATTGTTTTCTCCAATATTTGTTGGGCCTAATCATTTCTCAACGATTAGATCTCCAACTATAAATTCCCCCCTCTCGTCACACTAAGCCCAAGGGAGAAGAAATGGACTGCGTTCACTTATTGGACTAAAATTCTATTGTTTAAACcaaatattcttttttttttcttttagaaaATCTCCAgactcaaatataaataatggGCATCTCATCCCACTAATgtcaaattaaattagaatattcGTCACATCACTTTTATAATATTATCTTAGTCTTACTTCATTTTGGATtgacattaaaaaaatagtctatttttattttttgtaagtTTTTAAACTTACAAAAATGTCAAATGTTTTATTTGTATTAATGAATTTCAAACTTCCCCGCCTTAAATCCATTACACTACTTTCTCTCATGTTTGTACCAAAACTGAAAAAAACGACCAAATCACATTAACAATGGCGTCCCAAATTCTTCTGCTATCACTCTGTCTCACTACTTTCTTTGCATTCTCTCTCAAACCACAACATGCAAATTCAGGTACACTTGCCAAAATCCATactaattttaagaaattttgtCTGATCGTGCTTGTTTCGTGCAGATGGTGCAGTGGAATTGCCTGTTTTTATATTCAGTTGGCCGAATGATGAAGGCAATTTCGCAGCAGGAGACATTGCAACGATCAGTGTGAGAGTTATTGGGAATTACGATAAGGGGAAATATGAATTTGAGTTTAGTCCTTATCTGATAGTGAATGATAAGATTGGAAATAGCAGTTTTATAACTGGGGTTTCTTTGCATTTGGATGGCGGAATCGACGATTGGAGAATCACTTTCAGCCCTCTCATGGTTGGTCTCTTCGATGTCCTCATCGTTGATGACCATTTTCACGTCTTCGATTCCTCCTTGCACTTTCAAGTCAACCCAggttttttctctttattgaaATCCCAGCAGCTCAAATTCTGCACAAATTAATTGGTGCTTGATTGAATTCATTGTGACGTTTTGTTGCCTATGTGTGTAAAATACTTGATCAAATTCAAATTGGAACTTCTTGTAGAAAAGGGAAATGTGTGTTTAATTGTGGTTGGATTGGCTCATTTCTTTCTAGTTGTGATCTACAACTTCGAGCGAATGTGTAGGGAAAATGTACCCGGCGGCAGGGATTTTGTCGTGGGGAGACGGAGCAGACGAGTTTGTAGCTGGAATGAGGGCTGAAGTGTTCATCCTCTCCAGAGATGCATTTGGCAATGAGGTCACTTCAACCAGTGAAGGATCAAGACTCTACACTTTCTCATTATCTGCAACGACCTCGGATGGAATCCCAGCAACTCTGCTCAACACATCTTTCAAAGGATGGAATGGGCAACAGCACCTCTGCCTTGAGTTCATTGCAGCTACTGCAGGGAGCCTCTTCCTTCATGTAGAAATCGAGAACCAAACACTGCACGGATCACCACTACCGTTCATGGTGCATCCAGGTGGTTCTTGAGTTTCATAACCTTGAATATGCTCCATTTTTCTCTAGCTCTTAGATTGATATCTATCAACTTTCTCTGCAGGGAAACTGGATATATCCCGCTGTGCAGCACTGCTGAAGGTGGAAACAAAGCATTTCCAATTGTTCTCGAAGATGGAGGGGTTAATACACCAGCATGATCAATATGGGAACTTGGTTTCTAGATCATATGAATTCGACCTTGAAGTTTTCGAGAAGGGAACCAATCTGTCCATGCCGTTATCTGATCTTCTCTTCAGAGACGTCGCCCCTGGAACTCAGTCGTTCTCCTTCACCCTATACGAGCCTGGGAACTTCACACTCATTATATCAGATAAGGAGAAGAACACCCTGATCTCCAACACACCATATGATTTCACCGTATACATAGGTACTCGAGAGAAATGTAGTACTCAACTTCCTTGTTTATGGACATTCGTGTCTCAACAAGACTTTTTCTGGATGACTGAAACAGGTTACTGCGATGGAGTTAACAGCATTGTTAATGGATCGGGTTTAAATAGCTCTGTTGTTGGTGAAACTGCAAAGTTTTCGATTTTTTTGAGGGATGCCTATTTGTATCCTTCTCAGGTTCAGCTAGAATACCTTCGAGTTCACATTATGCAGGTTTCTGATTCACAGATTATACAGCCAAGAATACAAATAAGGGCTTCTAATGGTATGAATTCATACAGCATATTTTGGTTCTAGTATCATACAAAAATCATGCATCTCGATTCTCTTCTACAGGAAGCTTCTCCTCTGGAAAATTGAATCGTGGAGTGATTGATTCAAGAAACAATGTAAGTTTATTTCTAGATCTCTTTTCTGCTGTTTCCCATCAGATGATACAGATCACAAGAATTTTGGTCGTTAACAGATAAACGATAACTGGAATTTCAAGGCTAGCGACTTTGATGTTAGTTATAAATCTGAGAAGAGCGGCTTGCATGagatgtgtgttttttgtgggAACATCGCCTTGAATGGTGGTCGTGCATTTAGAAAGGAAGTGACTGCAGGTTCCCATTTAAAAGTTCTTAGCAATGATTTCAATAGGTATGTTTCATAACAAGCTGATGCCTATGTCTTCGTCTTGATGTTCATGGCTGATGCAGGGGCTGTCAATGTCTCACTCTCCGGGGTGGTGAGATTTGCAGAGAAAGTGGTGAAGATGGTAAAAAATGACATAGTTGTACGCCTCGTGGATTCCTATTCCAATCCTGTGCTTTTACAAGAATCACACTTGAGATTGGAGATTGCTTCAATCAACAAATCTGCCTTCTCTACATGGGATTTTGCTGACAACAACAATGGGTTGTACACGGTTAAGTATCTTGCAAATGATATTGGAACCTATGAGATGTGTGCTTCTTATAAGGGAGAGCGCTTCGTGCCATGTCCCTTTGGTGTTCATGTCTATAACTGTAAGTAACGTCGTCTGAGGCTTTGTTAGGACTCACAGTTTGTGTTCTCTACTAGTCCCATATCGACTTGGTAAAGATAAGATAACCATCTCTCCTTTATAACCACTAAGTTATAAAAATCATTGTGCAGATGAGTATTTTCCTGTAGCTCGCAATGACACAGCTTCCATTTGGGAGGATGAGGCACTTGATTTTGATGTTATGAGAAATGACTCTTTTAATGGTGCAAATGCAACAGTTGTTGAATATTCCAAGGTGGAAGAAATGATTTGAGTTGTTCCTTAAAAATATCAACCATGTTTATCTTGTGTGATTGGTTTGGTTTTGCAGCCAAGGCATGGTTCACTCCTACTGTACGGAAGCAGTGTCTTTAGGTACACTCCATATAAGGATTTCTATGGGAACGATGATTTCTCTTATACGATGTCCGATTCAAATGGGAACCTTGCCTCTGCTGCTGTGGGTTTGCTCATCGTCTGCAGACCGCCTCACTTTGCTTCGATCCCGAGCAGCTTGCAAGCTGTAGAAGAGGGCATAAGTCCCACATTCGGGTAAGAAAGAAAGCTTGCCTCTGAACTTTAGTCTACGATATCCTCCATGGTCTGATCGAAGTTTCAAGAAATCTTTTCCTATAGATCTCACAAATCTTACAACACCTAGTAATAGTTTATTAAATAAACCAGTCCGACAGATGCTCGATGTTGTGCTAATCTCATGGTAGACTATGTTTTAACTCATGCAGTGGTTTTAATGGATTTGAAGTCACTTATTCTGACTTGGGAGAAAACATAAGTGTCACTCTGAGTTCAAAATTTGGTACAGTTCAGTTATCTCCGTCACAAGTGCAGTTTTGGAGGCCTAATTGGGACAAACTTTCAATCCATAAAACGGTTGATGAACTGAAGCTGATTGGTTGTATTGATGTAGTAAACTCAGCCCTGCAATCTATCCAATATTCCGGGTACATTGATATGATCACTTCGTGTTTGTGGATAAAAACATGGTCTGATTTGCTTCCCTTTGTGACAGAAACCATGACTTCTATGGAGATGATACGATCACACTTTATTCTGAGAACAGTAATGGGAGGAACGATGTCAACGTTCCTATCTTCGTGCAGCCTGTGAACGACGCTCCTGTGATAAACGCCCCATCATTCGTCGTATTAAATGATACGAGTGATGGAGTCCAGATTTTTCATGAGAATTCTGTTGGTGTTCACGACCCTGATCTTCAGAACTTTCCTGGTAATAATCGAACCTTACTCAAAGAAATCAAGTAGttgttaaaattttataatgCTTTTGAGGTGTAGGAAACCATTCCCGTTTCTTGATCGTGTTGACGATGGAGGTGAGCGATGGATTCCTGTCAACGAGCCTCCCTGCAGAGCTCGTCGCATCGACTGAGTTGAAGATGAAGAGCAGCTATCAATGGCAGCCTCTCCAAACATTTGTTACAATATCAAAGCATTTCATGGTGACAGCAAAGGGGATCAGATTTAGGGGTGCAATTGAGGAATGCAACAGTATCTTGCAGAAGCTATCTTACCATGTGAGTCCATTAGGAATTCATAGCGCTACAATGGCACAGCGGATTTCATCCTCGTTTAACCTAAATGCTTTATCCCTGTCTCCCTCTCACTCTGCAGGAAGGCCAGCATGGAGCTGTGTTGACACTGACAGTGAATGATCTTGGTAACCATGGATGCTACCCTAACTGTGATCAGATGATGTCGACGCCTCTGTTTGCTGAGTCAACAGTAAACCTCGTACGATACAAGCCCATGAGTTCATTGGCAGCCCATAGTAAGATGTGATCATAGTTTTAGgcttaaaatagagagaaaaagaaaaaaactaagttTGAGGTTTGGTGCAGTTTTAGGATCTGCTATCGTAGTCGAATCGATACTGGTGATCTGTGTTGGGTTGCTGCTGCTGTTCTTCATATGCAAATGTGCCGTTGTTTTAGCCCGGGAGAAGAGGAGGAAGGCTAAGGAGATTGAGCTATCCAAACTTGAACACTCTTCTAAAGAAAATGTAAGCTGATTTTTAATTCtaagaagaagaataaaatTCTAAATGATGTTGCATTTGCAGCTGGATATGGATGCTTCTGAAAATGAGAGATAGTTGGCATGCATATGTGGAGGACAGAATATGAAATTCCCCGGTGATGGACTTTTGAGTTCACAGTTTCTGTAAATTAGCAGCAGCAACACAAGTAAGTAGAAATGAATGGTGGTGGTAGAATTAGGCATCTTAGAAATTGAGCTATAAATAATATCCAGAGTTGGTTCAGTTAGTCTGATTTTGGGTTGACAAAGTTGGTTCAATCTCATTAGATAAAGTAATAAGGCTATGAAAGAATTCTGAATCGAATCACTTCAACCATCTCCTACTCCATTTCCTGCTACACCAATGAAATAATGCCATCTGGAGCCTctttaaaacaataaaataaaagactaaAATTTTAAGGCAATAGACAAGAGCAGAATGAAGAGTCTAAACAGAAAATGTCAAGTAAGTATGAAACGATAGCCAACCTGAAAccgtgatggatccgcgaatttctgatgtttgtaaatgctggtagagaataaagactacgacacaatgaatttacgtggttcgatttactgaagtaaatctacgtccacgggaagaagggagggcaagattgtattgcttgatctgggattacagcttacaacacagacttgctatatgctattttatctctagagagcttaacccttttctatctgatctaagttctatttatacattgaactaaggtcgtggtttgcagccccactaacaagatcgtgggtgagcaataactgctcaataactgcttcgtaccactaaatagatcgtgggtatagcggaggtcgtggaggcctttcatgagtccactaactcctagttcggtcgaatgctgagaccgaactgctggactttaccgatcagctcttgccgatctgagaggagagcttgactggtcggcttttaccgagctgtaggctgagtccgaactctttggtcgtgccgaactctttggtgccgaacagatactctttcttgggctctgggctgatgggccgtcactgttattgggcttgccattagggtttagttcgtaccccatcactaccccccccgaaaagcgaagtgaatcacttcggcgaggtgagtcacttcggcattctggataatggtaagggggaggctgacgtcaggggacgtgccttgcgcgtgcctgcattaaatgcgacagtaaaatccggccgttgaatcctgaaaaggtgggattcgaaacggcgcaacgatctcgaaatctttcccgaatctgataaatatgctctttcttcctcatttgcacacttttgctgttgcgtcttctatactctctctttctcgagaaattttcttccgctttcaagagcttcttcagactttcttcaccttcaaaaagtaagaaaaatggcttctatttcttcttcggagtcgggtagcggtaggagaggcggtaaggggtcttctggccggaaagagtccggggagaagaccgtagagcatttccatagtattttgagtaaggatactgtggtatccctacccgaaaaatacttttttcctggggggagggcggtggtacctgacggtgatcatagggctgactccccgccggagggttacgccaccgtgtacgaggcctgcttagaatgcgggcttcgtttccccctcccttctgcctttatagatttactagatttttttcagcttcctttaggccaggtgactccgaactcttggaggcacttgtcggccttcgctgccgaactccgtaggttaggaagggatttgtctttgaaggcgatccttaaattctttcaatttaagaggaaggggtcttggttttacttgatccctgtacagccctttagggccttttgtaaaacgaagtggccgaagtggcaaaatcgcttcttctattatgataggaccgcggctcctagttttccctggagagggccggagtccgttatccgtcatcctcggcctgaaccgttggacgcgctcgatggcgagctcaacaagattcccatagttaggaaacaatacacggagtctgagctcgtcaagggcgacgtcgtgttcgacatctcgtcttcggacgaagaggccgagggtgaggatttctctttatctttatgctctactgctttaacgaagaaaatctgactttgctttcttgctttttggcagtgtacatgctaaataaggctagccgcaaatcttcggagtccagggagccggagaggccgaaaaccaccagctcggcgtctgatgccgagaggactccgaaaaggcaaaaaacctcttcggatccgaagaagccggagtcgacttcggcaaaggggaaggggaaggcccagaagcccccgagagcgccagagaaagatgtggtcttggcgcctccttcggaacatatctgtgagccgtttttatggcccacggacttcgccgaggtgaattctcttcttgattttctggccttgcttttttcctgtattttttgtggcccctttgttgacttttttctttattcattttcagaggaacgatatgctctccaagctcgtcgccgtcgaactctccaaagcgtccaatgactatgctgagatgcagaggaagttggcggctgcttgtcatcgggccgaacaggctgaggctaactttgagaaggccagagctgctaggatttcggcccaggatgaagctcagtttgccaaaaaccagctcgtcatccagcgagagcagacgaaacggagggatgctgccgccgtggctgcccagggggaggctctccgtgtttacacggagaaactctttttgagcagccagttctcggcctttgtcggtagtctggtaaggctaattaccgataagggcgagcagggggccgacgtcgtgctgcctctgtacagccgagagatagcagctcggcttcagaatctgccactccttgaggagctcgcttcatcctcggtcctgctttctgcagaccgagtccggacttgtcgagctgatcgggacgagaacctggaggctatctttgcctccgtgggacccgtttcacccgcttcgacttacaacggagagggtgaggccgagccgctggagctggaggccgaagtcgaacgggccgggcatccggagaaggaagccgatcaggaggcggaggcgaggccggcaggaggtgaggccgaggctgaggtagctcaggagaaagaagctgaaccagaccaaggagccggagacgaagctggtggagtatgatttcgtctcccttctcttagtccagtttcttccttgtaaaatggccttgaagccctcctagtgtaaaaaattttccttgtgaatgaaaaattctccacacttgtcttcgtatagcttttcgtactcgcctttattcctgttgtattttactatctgctcggtacagctgccgaactaatatagctgctttgtactcaaggagatggagatacttcactggaaacggctgtactcttcggctttagacgaagctgagaaaagagctatagccgatcagacgaagaatgacgagcttctggctcgtttagtgaagctggaggccgataataaggacttagagtccgataagaaggatctggaggccgagctgaatacgaccattgctgagaggactgcgtacgaggattacatccgtgtgcgcgggggagtgaccatatcagatgttcagagtcgagttgacgaactgtgggaggaatatcatgtactccggaggaacaatgcgctggagagctcggcttgccaacaagttgtgaaatcattgcggcgctgggcttctcggtacaacattgttctttctcggcgcccctccatagaaagattccttcggcatatcgtggcaacagatgctcgcactccagatcaaacctctggttcccttgttcaaaatcctactcccagtcaacaacgaactccggaacagccggaaacgtcaagacgagaacgggctcaggagcaaccggaatcgtcaagacagggacggactgaaattcgccgaggagttgtgactatgagcgagcaagatcagcagatgcttattgcagagactcttcatcgccgaggtgttaggacttctcgggctcggggaagaggcgttgggtcgaggatagcatctcgtcgacctgcttattcttcatctgctcggaacaaccgaactcggcttccagaggattttgcagataggtggcttaacttcagcaaccctggacagtagaatagtcctttgtaatagcgtaacgccattttgtagggtagcggagttgtatgccgaacaagatttgaaaaatgaaattttgttttcgcttctaacactgtatttacagcttagcgaaaaaatttcatcgtacttgtcctcggtcttatgaagtaaacttctttgaccggacttggtccttggtcttatgaagtaaacttttttgaccggactcgtctttggtctgatgaaataaacatctttgaccggactcgtctttggtctgatgaaataaacatctttgaccggactcgtctttggtctgatgaaataaacatctttgaccggactcgtctttggtctgatgaaataaacatctttgaccggacttggtttgtgttctaatttggcgatttttgtcgccgggatcgaactttcccttgtcctaattcggcgagttttatcgcatggatcggactttcccagttaaccgaagtggtcttatgcagtaaacctctttgactagacatggtcgtccccggtcttatgaggtaaacttctttgaccgaacttggtcgtcctaattcggcgaggtttatcgcgtggatcggactttcccttattgcagttcgtttcagacgaagtgcttatttcttaagccgaattgtggtcttgtatcttcctgagaagcttggactcacaatcgttggcttattgcagttcgtttcagacgaagtgcttgttaagctgaattgtggtcttgtatcctccttagaagcttggactcacaatcgttggcttattgcagttcgtttcagacggactgcttgttaagctgaattgtggtcttatatcctccttagaagcttggactcacaatagtctttaataatcgatctaaaaaggggatcagtctttaaagaacgatataccttggtaccatttgtaagagacgacaagcacatagagacaaaacacatagagaaaaaatgaaaaagatgaaagaaaaaaaactttaaactttttataaaacgacaagtaaaaggtacaagtaaaaaacaaacaaataaaaacatgtacccctatgaccgaactagacacaagacagactgaccggactttgtctcttacaagtggaacttcttgaggttggagacgtgccatgttcggggtacttgttctcctgacatgtgagtcaatttataagaccctttgccgaggacttctgacacccgatatggaccctcccatgtgggttcgagtttgcccagcttttctgctcggcttacttcgttgtttctcaagacgagatctcccacttgaaattgaagctttttcaccctttggttataataccgggctacttgctccttatacttggctgcttttatgcacgccaattctcttctttcttcggcgagatctagttctgctctcagtccgtcgtcattcatttctgaggagaaatttagagttcggggactgggtacgccgatctccaccggaattacggcttcagtgccgtacaccagactatacggagtttcaccgttggaggttttgggtgtagttcggtaggaccataggacttgagggagattttctacccattgtcctttggcttgttctaaccgagcttttaaccctttcaccagaatccggttcgttacttccgtttgtccgtttgcttggggatgggagaccgaagtgaaccgctgttgaatgctcagctcttggcaccaattcttgaacgtcttgtcggtgaactgagtcccattatccgagatgaggatgtggggtatgccaaatcggcacactatgttcttccagacgaagtccaatgcctttgagctcgttatcgtagctaatggttcagcctccacccacttcgtgaagtagtccacggcaacgataaggaatttcatttgccgaggagcttgaggaagtggtcccactatgtctatgccccattgcatgaaaggccaagggctttgcatagtgtatagatcggtctgcggcatccttgggacatttgcatgaatttggcacttcgtacacttcttgacgagctgcactgcctcttgtaccatggttggccaataatatccccatctcagaacttttttagctaaagctctggctccgatgtggctaccgcacgatccttcatggacttctctgaggatgtagtccgtctcttctggtcctacgcaccgcaataacggctggaggtaagactttctaaagaggactccttcatgaagttcgtaccgaagtgctcggcacgtgatcttccgagcttctctcttatcctcgggcaattgtccttgatccagatactgcaa from Salvia splendens isolate huo1 chromosome 4, SspV2, whole genome shotgun sequence encodes the following:
- the LOC121799649 gene encoding protein GAMETE EXPRESSED 2-like; its protein translation is MASQILLLSLCLTTFFAFSLKPQHANSDGAVELPVFIFSWPNDEGNFAAGDIATISVRVIGNYDKGKYEFEFSPYLIVNDKIGNSSFITGVSLHLDGGIDDWRITFSPLMVGLFDVLIVDDHFHVFDSSLHFQVNPGKMYPAAGILSWGDGADEFVAGMRAEVFILSRDAFGNEVTSTSEGSRLYTFSLSATTSDGIPATLLNTSFKGWNGQQHLCLEFIAATAGSLFLHVEIENQTLHGSPLPFMVHPGGKLDISRCAALLKVETKHFQLFSKMEGLIHQHDQYGNLVSRSYEFDLEVFEKGTNLSMPLSDLLFRDVAPGTQSFSFTLYEPGNFTLIISDKEKNTLISNTPYDFTVYIGYCDGVNSIVNGSGLNSSVVGETAKFSIFLRDAYLYPSQVQLEYLRVHIMQVSDSQIIQPRIQIRASNGSFSSGKLNRGVIDSRNNINDNWNFKASDFDVSYKSEKSGLHEMCVFCGNIALNGGRAFRKEVTAGAVNVSLSGVVRFAEKVVKMVKNDIVVRLVDSYSNPVLLQESHLRLEIASINKSAFSTWDFADNNNGLYTVKYLANDIGTYEMCASYKGERFVPCPFGVHVYNYEYFPVARNDTASIWEDEALDFDVMRNDSFNGANATVVEYSKPRHGSLLLYGSSVFRYTPYKDFYGNDDFSYTMSDSNGNLASAAVGLLIVCRPPHFASIPSSLQAVEEGISPTFGGFNGFEVTYSDLGENISVTLSSKFGTVQLSPSQVQFWRPNWDKLSIHKTVDELKLIGCIDVVNSALQSIQYSGNHDFYGDDTITLYSENSNGRNDVNVPIFVQPVNDAPVINAPSFVVLNDTSDGVQIFHENSVGVHDPDLQNFPGNHSRFLIVLTMEVSDGFLSTSLPAELVASTELKMKSSYQWQPLQTFVTISKHFMVTAKGIRFRGAIEECNSILQKLSYHEGQHGAVLTLTVNDLGNHGCYPNCDQMMSTPLFAESTVNLVRYKPMSSLAAHILGSAIVVESILVICVGLLLLFFICKCAVVLAREKRRKAKEIELSKLEHSSKENLDMDASENER